The following are from one region of the Mesorhizobium sp. B2-8-5 genome:
- a CDS encoding P-II family nitrogen regulator, which produces MKKIEAIIKPFKLDEVKEALQEAGLQGITVTEAKGFGRQKGHTELYRGAEYVVDFLPKVKIEVVLGDEAVEGAIEAIRKAAQTGRIGDGKIFVSNIEEVVRIRTGETGIDAI; this is translated from the coding sequence ATGAAAAAGATCGAAGCGATCATCAAGCCATTCAAGCTGGACGAAGTGAAGGAAGCGCTTCAGGAGGCCGGACTGCAAGGCATCACCGTCACCGAGGCCAAGGGTTTCGGCCGCCAGAAGGGACACACGGAGCTTTATCGAGGCGCCGAATATGTCGTCGACTTCCTGCCCAAGGTGAAGATCGAAGTGGTGCTCGGCGACGAGGCCGTCGAAGGCGCCATCGAGGCCATCCGCAAGGCGGCGCAGACCGGCCGGATCGGCGATGGAAAAATCTTCGTCTCCAACATAGAGGAAGTCGTGCGCATCCGTACCGGCGAGACCGGCATCGACGCCATCTGA
- the glnA gene encoding type I glutamate--ammonia ligase gives MTTAKDIMKQIKDNDVKFVDLRFTDPRGKLQHVTMDVVEVEEDMFADGVMFDGSSIAGWKAINESDMVLMPDTDTVHMDPFFAQSTMVILCDILDPVSGEAYNRDPRGTAKKAEAYMKSEGIGDTIYVGPEAEFFVFDDVKYKADPYNTGFRLDSTELPSNDDTDYETGNLGHRPRIKGGYFPVPPIDSCQDMRSEMLTVLAEMGVRVEKHHHEVAAAQHELGIKFDTLVRNADKMLIYKYVVHQVANAYGKTATFMPKPVFGDNGSGMHVHQSIWKGGKPTFAGNEYAGLSESCLFYIGGIIKHAKAINAFTNPLTNSYKRLVPGYEAPVLLAYSARNRSASCRIPFGNSPKSKRVEVRFPDPGANPYLGFAAMLMAGLDGIKNKIHPGQPMDKDLYDLPPKELKKIPTVCGSLREALQSLDKDRGFLKAGGVFDDDQIDSYIELKMAEVMRFEMTPHPVEYDMYYSV, from the coding sequence ATGACGACAGCCAAAGACATCATGAAGCAGATCAAGGACAACGACGTGAAATTCGTCGACCTGCGCTTCACCGATCCGCGGGGCAAGCTGCAACATGTGACGATGGATGTCGTCGAGGTCGAGGAAGACATGTTTGCCGACGGCGTCATGTTCGACGGCTCCTCGATCGCCGGCTGGAAGGCGATCAACGAGTCCGACATGGTGCTGATGCCGGACACGGATACGGTCCACATGGATCCGTTCTTCGCGCAGTCGACCATGGTCATCCTGTGCGACATCCTCGATCCGGTCTCGGGCGAAGCCTATAACCGCGATCCGCGCGGCACCGCCAAGAAGGCCGAAGCCTATATGAAGTCCGAAGGCATCGGCGACACGATCTATGTCGGCCCGGAGGCCGAGTTCTTCGTGTTCGACGACGTCAAGTACAAGGCCGACCCCTACAACACCGGCTTCCGGTTGGATTCGACCGAACTGCCGTCCAACGACGACACCGATTACGAGACCGGCAATCTCGGCCACCGTCCGCGCATCAAGGGCGGCTATTTCCCGGTGCCGCCGATCGATTCTTGCCAGGACATGCGCTCCGAGATGCTGACCGTGCTCGCCGAAATGGGCGTGCGGGTCGAAAAGCACCACCATGAGGTCGCCGCCGCACAGCACGAGCTCGGCATCAAGTTCGACACGCTGGTGCGCAACGCCGACAAGATGCTGATCTACAAGTATGTCGTGCACCAGGTCGCCAATGCCTACGGCAAGACGGCCACCTTCATGCCGAAGCCGGTGTTCGGCGACAACGGCTCGGGCATGCACGTCCACCAGTCGATCTGGAAGGGCGGCAAGCCGACCTTCGCCGGCAACGAATATGCCGGCCTGTCGGAGAGCTGCCTGTTCTACATCGGCGGTATCATCAAGCACGCCAAGGCGATCAACGCCTTCACCAACCCGCTCACCAACTCCTACAAGCGTCTGGTGCCCGGCTATGAGGCGCCGGTGCTGCTCGCCTATTCGGCGCGCAACCGCTCGGCCTCGTGCCGCATTCCGTTCGGCAACTCGCCGAAGTCGAAGCGCGTCGAGGTCCGCTTCCCCGATCCGGGCGCGAACCCCTATCTCGGCTTCGCCGCCATGCTGATGGCCGGTCTCGACGGCATCAAGAACAAGATCCATCCGGGGCAGCCGATGGACAAGGACCTCTATGATCTGCCGCCGAAGGAGTTGAAAAAGATCCCGACCGTCTGCGGCTCGCTGCGCGAAGCGCTGCAGAGCCTCGACAAGGATCGCGGCTTCCTGAAGGCCGGCGGTGTCTTCGACGACGACCAGATCGACTCTTACATCGAGCTCAAGATGGCCGAGGTCATGCGCTTCGAAATGACCCCGCACCCCGTCGAGTACGACATGTACTATTCGGTGTGA
- a CDS encoding NAD(P)H-hydrate dehydratase, which translates to MHNELLSPAEMAEADRLAIAAGPLDGYRLMQRAGEAVAAVALARYPAATRVHVLCGPGNNGGDGYVVARLLAEAGVDVALWTSGEPRAGSDAALAAADCTLERHLLSAFSAEAGSLVVDAIYGAGLSKPLSGDAKGAVDIVTAMNLPVVAIDLPSGVSGESGEVLGPAFRALLTVTFARKKPGHLLLPGRERCGEIVLADIGIRDEIIDAVAPRAFENRPALWIATFPAPAVDAHKYKRGHTSVFSGGPSATGAARLSALAAARSGAGAVTVLSPANAMQINAAHLTSIMLRKVDAIEDVHDLIGDRRPSAFVLGPGFGIGDKARDFTLAVLAKNRQDGGVEGLVLDADGITSFRNAAATLFETAGRAGAPALIMTPHEGEFGRLFADIAGDKALSKLAKAREAARRANAVIVYKGADSVIASPDGRTAINSNGAPWLATAGSGDVLAGIIAGLLAQGMPAFEAACAGVWIHAEAGSRFGPGLIAEDLPLAMVPVLRELAESAVR; encoded by the coding sequence ATGCACAATGAACTTCTATCGCCGGCCGAAATGGCCGAGGCCGACAGACTGGCAATCGCGGCCGGTCCGCTCGACGGCTATCGCTTGATGCAACGTGCCGGGGAGGCGGTCGCTGCCGTCGCGCTGGCGCGTTATCCGGCCGCAACGAGGGTGCATGTGTTGTGCGGCCCCGGCAACAATGGCGGCGACGGCTATGTCGTGGCGCGGCTGCTGGCCGAGGCGGGCGTGGATGTAGCTCTGTGGACATCCGGCGAACCGCGGGCAGGCAGCGATGCCGCGCTTGCGGCGGCTGACTGCACTCTGGAACGGCACCTGCTTTCGGCCTTCTCCGCGGAGGCTGGCTCGCTGGTTGTCGATGCGATCTATGGCGCAGGCTTGTCGAAGCCGCTATCCGGCGACGCCAAAGGCGCGGTCGACATCGTGACGGCGATGAACCTGCCGGTTGTCGCGATCGACCTGCCTTCGGGCGTCTCCGGCGAAAGCGGCGAAGTCCTCGGCCCGGCATTTCGCGCGCTCCTCACGGTGACGTTCGCGCGAAAGAAGCCCGGGCACCTGCTTCTGCCGGGCCGAGAGCGATGCGGCGAGATTGTGTTGGCCGACATCGGCATTCGTGACGAGATTATCGACGCTGTCGCGCCGCGAGCCTTCGAGAATCGACCCGCGCTCTGGATCGCGACCTTTCCCGCGCCGGCCGTCGACGCGCACAAATACAAGCGCGGCCACACGAGCGTCTTTTCGGGCGGCCCATCCGCGACGGGCGCGGCGCGCCTTTCGGCGCTTGCGGCAGCCCGAAGCGGGGCAGGGGCTGTCACCGTGCTCTCGCCGGCGAACGCCATGCAGATCAACGCGGCGCATCTGACCTCGATCATGCTGCGCAAGGTCGATGCGATCGAAGATGTGCATGACCTTATCGGCGATCGCAGACCATCCGCCTTCGTCCTCGGCCCCGGTTTCGGCATCGGCGACAAGGCGCGCGATTTCACCCTTGCCGTGCTCGCCAAGAACCGCCAGGACGGCGGCGTCGAGGGCCTCGTGCTCGACGCCGACGGCATCACGTCTTTTCGCAACGCGGCCGCGACGCTGTTCGAGACAGCCGGCAGGGCTGGCGCGCCGGCCCTGATCATGACGCCACATGAAGGCGAGTTCGGCAGGCTGTTTGCGGACATTGCGGGTGACAAAGCTCTGTCCAAACTGGCCAAGGCGCGCGAAGCTGCGCGACGCGCCAACGCAGTGATCGTCTACAAGGGCGCCGACAGCGTGATCGCCTCGCCGGATGGCCGCACCGCGATCAACAGCAATGGCGCGCCCTGGCTCGCCACCGCCGGCTCGGGCGACGTGCTGGCGGGCATCATTGCCGGGCTTCTCGCGCAAGGCATGCCGGCCTTCGAAGCGGCTTGCGCCGGCGTCTGGATCCACGCCGAGGCCGGCAGCCGTTTTGGGCCGGGTTTGATAGCCGAAGACCTGCCTCTGGCCATGGTGCCGGTTCTTCGCGAACTGGCGGAGAGCGCGGTCCGATGA
- the waaF gene encoding lipopolysaccharide heptosyltransferase II: MQAFPVGDGRSGSRRYRALRPILVFCLPAIGDFIRCHAAIQIIAERSPGQPIDIITSRIAAPLARLMPHVRKVWIAEKDWKPGLKERARLSRKLREEDYQAAYMLTSSTKASLVPWLAGIPERVGYPREFQFGIVNRLPAGWLKAMVAFGPRKTRLAEQVCAIARLGKRPAEDGPLPAPQLVVSAEELSGWRRRNGVDPDRPALALYTSDFANKRSWPIERFVSIARDHAARGWSVWLIGGPRERQAAAEIKARLPEAIDFTSTPDIAEAMCQIAASTVFLGVDGGISHAAGALGGPCVLIYGSNRAYVHGPVNGQVIFLEPPISTPGWVENTRAVTEDRVREALAAAIRKNAPQFA; this comes from the coding sequence ATGCAGGCATTTCCCGTCGGCGATGGCCGTTCCGGATCGAGAAGGTATCGCGCATTGCGCCCCATCCTGGTTTTCTGTCTGCCGGCGATCGGTGACTTCATCCGCTGCCACGCGGCTATCCAGATCATCGCCGAGAGATCCCCGGGGCAGCCGATCGATATCATCACCTCGAGGATCGCCGCGCCGCTGGCGCGGCTGATGCCGCATGTTCGCAAGGTCTGGATAGCGGAGAAGGACTGGAAGCCAGGGCTGAAAGAGCGGGCGCGCCTGTCGCGAAAACTGCGCGAAGAGGATTATCAGGCGGCCTATATGCTCACCAGCAGCACCAAAGCTTCGCTGGTGCCGTGGCTTGCCGGAATACCGGAGCGCGTTGGCTATCCGCGCGAGTTCCAGTTCGGCATCGTCAACCGCCTGCCCGCCGGCTGGCTGAAAGCGATGGTGGCCTTCGGCCCGCGCAAAACGCGGCTGGCGGAACAGGTCTGCGCAATCGCACGTCTCGGCAAAAGGCCAGCCGAAGACGGGCCGTTGCCGGCTCCGCAATTGGTGGTCTCCGCCGAGGAGCTTTCCGGTTGGCGTCGGCGCAATGGCGTCGACCCGGACAGGCCGGCGCTCGCGCTTTACACTTCGGATTTTGCCAACAAGCGCTCATGGCCGATCGAACGCTTCGTCTCGATCGCGCGCGACCATGCTGCCCGCGGTTGGTCGGTTTGGCTGATCGGCGGGCCGCGCGAGCGGCAGGCCGCGGCGGAAATAAAGGCGCGACTGCCTGAGGCGATCGATTTCACCTCCACACCCGATATTGCGGAAGCGATGTGCCAGATCGCGGCCTCGACCGTCTTTCTCGGCGTCGACGGCGGCATTTCCCATGCCGCCGGCGCGCTGGGCGGTCCGTGCGTGCTCATCTACGGTTCGAACCGAGCCTATGTGCACGGTCCGGTCAACGGGCAGGTGATCTTCCTCGAGCCGCCGATTTCGACGCCGGGTTGGGTGGAGAACACGCGCGCGGTGACCGAAGACAGGGTTCGCGAGGCGCTCGCGGCAGCGATCCGAAAAAACGCGCCGCAATTCGCCTGA
- a CDS encoding trypsin-like peptidase domain-containing protein, whose product MEIFKPFFGRRGDGAWEIQAMASVPLKPKNAADADFYAIENDMFVAHPNIIGTIHSVLAQSIVPIVAHVPGETHLRCLGTGFFISCTGLLITAAHVITDPIDRQYGNTREVDEQTWHFGRLKLGVMLPVSPLAGFKGYVFRDIEWAGFLGERTTFPLPIRGVEIKLTSDTALCKVTQLAEGIPHQPLPMIQPGLRGVGIAVGKSATAVGYSGMQDIGLAMENSNVASGDFRFELHVSKGTVLERFPDNAEKRQVPTPGACFSASMKLPAGMSGSPIFDDERIYVHGVVSKGWEDESGPISLGYGSMLGHSLGIPIRVFDGKTLLDLVKDREHGIPKLFIPDA is encoded by the coding sequence TTGGAGATCTTCAAGCCTTTCTTCGGGAGGAGAGGGGATGGCGCCTGGGAAATTCAGGCGATGGCATCTGTTCCTTTAAAACCCAAAAACGCGGCCGACGCCGACTTTTACGCCATCGAGAACGACATGTTCGTCGCGCACCCTAACATCATTGGGACAATCCATTCCGTGCTCGCGCAGAGCATCGTGCCGATCGTCGCGCATGTGCCTGGTGAGACCCACCTACGATGTTTAGGCACTGGCTTTTTTATTAGCTGCACAGGCCTTCTGATCACGGCAGCGCATGTGATCACCGACCCGATCGACCGCCAATATGGAAACACGCGAGAGGTAGATGAACAAACATGGCACTTCGGGCGGCTAAAGCTTGGCGTTATGCTCCCGGTGAGTCCATTGGCCGGATTCAAAGGTTATGTCTTCCGCGACATTGAATGGGCCGGTTTCCTCGGAGAACGAACTACATTCCCACTCCCCATTCGCGGTGTTGAGATCAAACTTACCTCTGACACCGCCTTGTGTAAGGTTACGCAGCTTGCCGAGGGGATTCCCCACCAGCCGCTTCCAATGATCCAGCCCGGACTGCGGGGAGTTGGTATCGCCGTAGGCAAGTCGGCTACCGCCGTCGGTTATTCAGGGATGCAAGATATCGGGCTTGCAATGGAAAATTCCAACGTAGCGTCTGGGGATTTTCGCTTTGAACTACATGTCTCGAAAGGGACGGTTTTAGAGAGGTTCCCCGACAACGCGGAAAAACGACAGGTCCCCACTCCTGGAGCCTGCTTCTCGGCTTCAATGAAATTGCCGGCAGGTATGAGTGGGAGTCCGATTTTCGACGACGAACGAATTTACGTTCATGGCGTCGTCAGCAAGGGTTGGGAAGACGAGTCAGGCCCTATCAGTCTCGGCTACGGATCTATGCTTGGTCATTCATTGGGAATACCTATCCGGGTCTTCGACGGTAAGACGCTGCTCGACCTCGTGAAGGATCGTGAACACGGTATTCCCAAACTCTTTATACCGGACGCCTAG
- a CDS encoding glycosyltransferase: protein MRITLAAQGLIPCKGYGGIQRQVEWLTTELVKMGHQVTLIAGPGSSHPMCEVRHAVTNDECRAAVPKDADIVHLHAWKVEVPFPTLNTERGHLPDYPRPQPNWSFISARHAELHGRKTFVYNGFPVDAYRLAPSKNEHLFFMAAIARAGKGLNRAVDLAKKYDFKLDIAGGSRWKLLGRSKTRREGVFFKSLSSRFRYHGMVDGEPKVRLLGETKAFLNPISWEEPFGNAPVESMLCGTPVLTTARGALPETVDADTGRFFDTDEEFARGFGEIGGLPAQRCRESAADRFPIEKAAKAYVELYHRILDGEALP from the coding sequence ATGCGAATAACACTTGCGGCCCAGGGCCTTATTCCGTGCAAGGGCTATGGCGGCATCCAGCGGCAGGTCGAATGGCTGACCACGGAGTTGGTCAAGATGGGGCATCAGGTGACGCTGATCGCCGGCCCGGGGTCGTCGCATCCGATGTGCGAGGTCCGCCACGCGGTCACCAATGACGAGTGCCGCGCGGCCGTTCCCAAGGACGCTGACATCGTCCATCTCCATGCCTGGAAGGTCGAGGTGCCCTTTCCGACGCTCAATACCGAGCGCGGCCACCTGCCGGACTATCCGAGGCCGCAGCCGAACTGGAGCTTCATCAGCGCCCGCCATGCCGAGCTGCATGGCCGCAAGACCTTCGTCTACAACGGCTTTCCGGTCGATGCCTATCGCCTGGCGCCGTCGAAGAACGAACATCTGTTTTTCATGGCGGCCATCGCGCGGGCCGGAAAGGGTCTCAACCGCGCGGTGGACCTCGCGAAAAAATACGATTTCAAGCTCGATATCGCCGGCGGCTCGCGCTGGAAGCTGCTGGGCCGCAGCAAGACCCGCCGCGAGGGTGTCTTCTTCAAAAGCCTGTCGTCCCGCTTCCGCTATCACGGCATGGTCGATGGCGAACCGAAGGTGCGCCTGCTGGGCGAGACCAAGGCCTTTCTGAACCCGATTTCGTGGGAAGAGCCATTCGGCAATGCGCCGGTCGAATCGATGCTGTGCGGCACGCCGGTCCTCACGACGGCACGCGGCGCGCTGCCCGAAACCGTCGATGCCGACACCGGCCGTTTCTTCGACACGGATGAGGAGTTTGCGCGCGGCTTCGGCGAAATTGGCGGTTTGCCAGCGCAAAGATGCCGCGAATCCGCGGCAGACAGGTTTCCGATCGAGAAGGCCGCAAAAGCCTATGTCGAGCTCTACCACCGCATTCTTGATGGCGAAGCGCTTCCGTGA
- a CDS encoding acyl-CoA carboxylase subunit beta, producing the protein MKDVLKELERRREIARMGGGKDRIEAQHKKGKLTARERIEVFLDEGSFEEFDMYVEHRSTDFGMEKTKIAGDGVVTGWGTVNGRPIYIFAKDFTVFGGSLSEAHAEKVIKVQEMALRNRAPIIGLYDAGGARIQEGVAALGGYAEIFQRNVLASGVIPQISLIMGPCAGGDVYSPAMTDFIFMVRDTSYMFVTGPDVVKTVTNETVTAESLGGASVHTTKSSIADGAYDNDVEALLQMRRLVDLLPASNTAEIPEVECYQSVTDHDLSLDRLIPDNANKPYDIKELILKVADEGDFFEIQQSFAKNIVTGFGRVDGRTVGFVANQPMVLAGVLDSDASRKAARFVRFCDCFSIPIVTFVDVPGFLPGTAQEYGGLIKHGAKLLFAYAEATVPKITVITRKAYGGAYDVMASKHLRGDMNYAWPTAQIAVMGARGAVEIIYRKDIGDPEKIAAHTKTYEDRFLSPFVAAERGYVDEVIMPHSTRRRVARALRMLRNKDMQNPWKKHDNIPL; encoded by the coding sequence ATGAAAGACGTGCTGAAGGAACTCGAGCGCCGCCGCGAGATTGCCCGCATGGGCGGCGGCAAGGACCGCATCGAGGCGCAGCACAAGAAGGGCAAGCTCACCGCTCGCGAGCGTATCGAGGTCTTCCTCGACGAGGGCTCGTTCGAAGAGTTCGACATGTATGTCGAGCACCGGTCGACCGATTTCGGCATGGAGAAGACCAAGATCGCCGGCGACGGCGTCGTCACCGGCTGGGGCACCGTCAACGGTCGCCCGATCTATATCTTCGCCAAGGATTTTACCGTGTTCGGCGGCTCGCTGTCGGAGGCGCATGCGGAGAAGGTCATCAAGGTCCAGGAGATGGCGCTGCGCAATCGCGCGCCGATCATCGGCCTCTATGACGCCGGCGGCGCGCGTATCCAGGAAGGCGTGGCGGCACTCGGCGGCTATGCGGAGATCTTCCAGCGCAATGTGCTTGCCTCCGGGGTCATTCCGCAGATCTCGCTGATCATGGGTCCCTGCGCCGGCGGCGACGTCTACTCGCCTGCCATGACCGATTTCATCTTCATGGTGCGCGACACCTCCTACATGTTCGTCACCGGGCCGGACGTGGTAAAGACAGTGACCAACGAGACGGTGACCGCCGAAAGCCTCGGCGGCGCATCCGTCCACACCACCAAGTCCTCGATCGCCGACGGCGCCTATGACAACGACGTCGAGGCGCTCTTACAGATGCGCCGGCTGGTCGATCTGCTGCCGGCCTCCAACACCGCCGAAATTCCCGAGGTCGAGTGCTACCAGTCGGTGACGGACCACGACCTGTCGCTCGACCGGCTGATCCCGGACAATGCCAACAAACCCTATGATATCAAGGAACTGATCCTGAAGGTTGCCGACGAAGGCGATTTCTTCGAGATCCAGCAGAGCTTTGCCAAAAACATCGTCACCGGCTTCGGCCGGGTCGACGGCCGCACGGTGGGCTTCGTCGCCAACCAGCCGATGGTGCTGGCAGGTGTGCTCGATTCCGACGCCAGCCGCAAGGCGGCGCGTTTCGTGCGCTTCTGCGATTGTTTTTCTATTCCGATCGTCACCTTCGTCGACGTGCCGGGCTTCCTGCCGGGCACCGCGCAGGAATATGGCGGGCTGATCAAGCATGGCGCGAAGCTGCTCTTCGCCTATGCCGAGGCGACCGTGCCGAAGATCACCGTGATCACCCGCAAGGCCTATGGCGGCGCCTATGACGTGATGGCGTCGAAGCATCTGCGCGGCGACATGAACTATGCCTGGCCGACGGCACAGATCGCCGTGATGGGCGCCAGGGGCGCGGTCGAGATCATCTATCGCAAGGACATCGGCGATCCAGAGAAAATCGCCGCGCATACAAAGACTTACGAGGATCGCTTCCTGTCGCCTTTCGTCGCCGCCGAACGCGGCTATGTCGACGAGGTGATCATGCCGCATTCGACCCGGCGCCGCGTCGCGCGGGCGCTGCGCATGTTGCGCAACAAGGACATGCAGAATCCCTGGAAGAAGCACGACAACATTCCGCTGTGA
- a CDS encoding DUF6650 family protein, whose translation MRNFFRKSSKVTAATARKVTGFSTPLGGIQWSDPGLGESEIVRRFLMFLEDRRVLYNPFDMETEAEVGHPIHQIREEGTKTIQALSADAFAVVPLRAIREAGRRFHDEGHEDYCHFDYQWRGSHARPAFSLLWEPSGQP comes from the coding sequence ATGCGCAACTTCTTCCGCAAATCAAGCAAGGTGACGGCCGCGACGGCGCGCAAGGTGACAGGGTTCAGCACTCCGTTGGGTGGCATCCAATGGTCCGACCCCGGACTAGGCGAAAGCGAGATCGTACGCCGCTTCCTCATGTTTCTCGAAGATCGACGCGTCCTCTACAATCCCTTCGATATGGAGACCGAGGCAGAGGTGGGTCATCCGATCCACCAGATACGCGAGGAGGGCACCAAGACCATTCAAGCGCTTTCCGCCGATGCGTTCGCCGTCGTGCCTCTTCGCGCGATCCGTGAAGCCGGGCGACGGTTCCATGATGAGGGGCACGAGGATTATTGCCACTTCGATTATCAGTGGCGCGGGAGCCATGCCCGCCCAGCCTTTTCATTGCTTTGGGAGCCTTCCGGGCAACCGTAG
- a CDS encoding glutamine synthetase beta-grasp domain-containing protein → MTKYKLEYIWLDGYVPTPSLRGKTQIKEFAEFPTLEQLPLWGFDGSSTNQAEGHSSDCVLKPVAVYPDPARTNGVLVMCEVMMPDGVTPHASNKRATILDDEGAWFGFEQEYFFYKDGRPLGFPESGYPAPQGPYYTGVGYKNVGDVARKIVEEHLDLCLAAGINHEGINAEVAKGQWEFQIFGKGSKKAADQMWMARYLLLRLTETYGVDIEFHCKPLGDTDWNGSGMHCNFSTSYMREVGGKAYFEALMAQFDKNLMDHIAVYGPDNDKRLTGKHETAPWNKFSYGVADRGASIRVPHSFVKNDYKGYLEDRRPNSQGDPYQIASQVLKTISEVSTAAVSAAA, encoded by the coding sequence ATGACCAAATACAAGCTCGAGTATATCTGGCTCGACGGATACGTCCCGACCCCCAGCCTGCGCGGCAAGACCCAGATCAAGGAATTTGCCGAGTTCCCGACGTTGGAGCAGCTGCCGCTGTGGGGCTTCGATGGCTCGTCCACCAACCAGGCCGAGGGCCACAGCTCCGACTGCGTGCTGAAGCCCGTCGCCGTCTATCCGGATCCGGCCCGCACCAATGGCGTGCTGGTCATGTGCGAAGTCATGATGCCCGATGGCGTGACGCCGCATGCCTCCAACAAGCGCGCCACCATCCTCGACGACGAGGGCGCCTGGTTCGGCTTCGAGCAGGAGTATTTCTTCTACAAGGACGGCCGTCCGCTCGGCTTCCCGGAGAGCGGCTATCCGGCGCCGCAGGGTCCTTATTACACCGGCGTCGGCTACAAGAATGTCGGCGATGTCGCGCGCAAGATCGTCGAGGAGCATCTCGACCTGTGCCTCGCCGCCGGCATCAACCATGAAGGCATCAACGCCGAAGTGGCGAAGGGCCAGTGGGAATTCCAGATCTTCGGCAAGGGCTCCAAGAAGGCCGCCGACCAGATGTGGATGGCCCGCTACCTCCTGCTGCGCCTGACCGAGACGTATGGCGTCGACATCGAGTTCCACTGCAAGCCGCTCGGCGACACCGACTGGAACGGCTCGGGCATGCACTGCAACTTCTCCACCTCCTACATGCGCGAAGTCGGCGGCAAGGCCTATTTCGAGGCGCTGATGGCCCAGTTCGACAAGAACCTGATGGATCACATCGCCGTCTACGGCCCGGACAACGACAAGCGCCTGACCGGCAAGCATGAAACCGCGCCGTGGAACAAGTTCAGCTACGGCGTCGCCGATCGCGGCGCTTCGATCCGCGTGCCGCACTCCTTCGTCAAGAACGACTATAAGGGCTATCTGGAAGACCGCCGCCCGAACTCGCAGGGCGACCCCTACCAGATCGCCTCGCAGGTGCTGAAGACGATCTCCGAGGTTTCGACCGCGGCCGTTTCGGCTGCCGCCTGA
- a CDS encoding DEAD/DEAH box helicase: MAELNGFAALGISGALLKATHAAGFADPKPIQMQAIPPQLEGRDIFGIAQTGSGKTAAFALPILSKIIGLGTKRRPKTTRALILAPTRELAVQIEDTIKILAKGAHVSTALVLGGVSRFSQVKKVAPGVDILIATPGRLTDLVREGDLILADTKWLVLDEGDRMLDMGFINDVKRIAKATAPDRQTALFSATMPDEIAELAKGLLKNPVRIEVSPQSTAAVEIVQSVVLARTKQKRQVLSKMLADEAMRSVIVFSRTKHGADRVTKDLARDGFEAAVIHGNKSQNARQKALNDFRDGSVRILVATDIAARGIDVPGISHVVNFDLPDEAESYVHRIGRTGRNGRDGIAITLCDPSENAKLRQVERIIRMKLPVVADHLGSPDPQRDPREKTERHFEPANDREHHGARRDGRRPGNGGDNKRFGGKPHGERAPKPQGERPAAAKPNGSSKPDGFKRFKGNNKRRFGGKRPANRAA; this comes from the coding sequence ATGGCGGAACTGAATGGTTTCGCCGCACTTGGAATTTCGGGCGCGTTGCTGAAGGCCACTCATGCCGCCGGCTTCGCCGATCCCAAGCCGATCCAGATGCAGGCGATCCCGCCGCAGTTGGAAGGCCGCGACATTTTTGGCATCGCCCAGACCGGCTCCGGCAAGACCGCGGCCTTTGCGTTGCCGATCCTGTCCAAGATCATCGGGCTCGGCACCAAGCGCCGGCCGAAGACGACGCGTGCGCTCATCCTGGCGCCGACGCGCGAGCTCGCCGTGCAGATCGAGGACACCATCAAGATCCTCGCCAAGGGCGCGCATGTCTCGACCGCGCTGGTGCTCGGCGGCGTCTCGCGCTTCAGCCAGGTGAAGAAGGTTGCGCCCGGCGTCGACATTCTGATCGCCACGCCCGGCCGCCTGACCGACCTGGTGCGCGAGGGCGACCTTATCCTCGCCGACACCAAATGGCTCGTCCTCGACGAGGGCGACCGCATGCTCGACATGGGCTTCATCAACGACGTCAAGCGCATCGCCAAGGCGACCGCGCCGGACCGCCAGACGGCACTGTTCTCGGCCACCATGCCCGATGAGATCGCAGAGCTTGCCAAGGGCTTGCTGAAGAACCCCGTCCGCATCGAAGTTTCGCCGCAAAGCACCGCGGCAGTCGAGATCGTGCAGAGTGTGGTGCTCGCCCGCACCAAGCAGAAGCGCCAGGTGCTGTCCAAGATGCTCGCCGACGAGGCAATGCGCTCGGTGATCGTGTTCTCGCGCACCAAGCATGGCGCCGACCGCGTCACCAAGGACCTGGCCCGTGACGGTTTCGAGGCTGCCGTCATCCACGGCAACAAATCGCAGAATGCACGCCAGAAGGCGCTCAACGATTTCCGCGACGGCTCGGTTCGCATCCTGGTCGCCACCGACATCGCGGCACGCGGCATCGACGTGCCCGGCATCAGCCATGTCGTGAATTTCGACCTGCCGGACGAGGCGGAGAGCTACGTCCACCGCATCGGCCGCACCGGCCGCAACGGCAGGGACGGTATTGCGATCACGCTTTGCGATCCTTCGGAGAACGCCAAGCTGCGGCAGGTCGAGCGTATCATCCGCATGAAGCTGCCGGTTGTTGCCGACCATCTCGGCAGCCCGGATCCGCAGCGCGACCCCAGGGAAAAGACCGAGCGTCATTTCGAACCGGCCAATGATCGCGAACATCACGGCGCCCGTCGCGATGGCCGCCGCCCTGGCAACGGTGGCGACAACAAGCGTTTCGGCGGTAAACCTCATGGCGAACGCGCTCCGAAGCCGCAGGGCGAACGCCCGGCTGCCGCCAAGCCGAATGGCTCGAGCAAGCCTGACGGCTTCAAGCGCTTCAAGGGCAACAACAAGCGCCGCTTCGGCGGCAAGCGTCCGGCGAACCGGGCCGCTTAA